The nucleotide window ATTTCAACTTCCCGAGTGGGAAGAGGATTTTAAAAGGAGTGGAAAACGTTGAAATGCATGTTAAATGTACTTATAATGGGGTTCAACTATTCGGAAACAGAATTTTCCACGAAAACTGGTTAACGGTTGGTATTCAGATAAAAATCCTATTTCCGTTTTATCTTAAACCtggcataaatataaatttcaatcaTCTCAGAAGGCTCgactaaaaaaaacaaaggagaaaaaaatgattttcgttttttaacaGTTTTGGGGGCTGGAAACTGACCTACCTTTTGGTTCTACACAACCAAAGCCTTCTTTTTTTAAAcctatttttaaagaattaaaaaaaagaatcaaaaaatcCAAAACGAAGTCTTTTCCGGTTTTAAggattttcaaagaaaaaagagCAACAATTTTCCTAAAGtcgaaaaagaaataaaaactggATTATAAAAAACTTgctttttctaaaagaaaaaaaaaaaaaacctttcaaAAACGAAATAGACATTCCATTAGTTGGCCCGAGaagaaatatatgaattaaatgaaactaaaaaaagattaaataatGAGTAATCAGATGATTCATGAACTatctgttcaaaaaaaaaaatcgacggAGTGGCCAAATTCTTCACTCagcgaaaacaaaataaaaaaatgttgattGATAAAATAAAGACAATCAGAAAATTcaacgaaaaaaaaatttcaaaagaaaaagaaaaaaactaactaaTAGTTTGTAACAAACTGTGTTATgattctaaaaataaatttgagtcatcaaaaaaaaaaagtggcagacattaaaaaaaaaaaaaactcgattaattcgtaaaatttttttttttttcaatttgcgTTGAACAACtgtctatttttctatttttaggtATTATTAATATTCCAAGAATTACTACACAACTTTTTGttgattcaacaaaaaaaattcttgatgTATATTTTTACAGAATGaggaaaatggaaaaaaaaaaaaaaaaaaaaaaaaataccattttTTATTTCGactataaaaaatttcatatcaaaaaaaaatttttttagttatgacTTATGCTCTTTATCACAAGCATATGTATTTTACAAATTATCACAAATTCAAGTTAGTAACTTTTCTAAATTAAAgtctttttttgaatataatataaacataacatccttttttgttaagaatcaaataaaagatttttttaaagaacaagGAATCTTTCATTATGATGGAAAGATAAAAACCCTTTTAAATTCCGAAATAAATCAATGGAAAACTGGTTACGAAGTCATTCTCAATAAAATATTACCTCAGATTGCATGGGCTAGATTAGTAAcccaaaaatggaaaaaaaaactaaaccaagaCTCTCTAGTTCTAAATCCAAGTTTAAAAAAGTGGATTcatacgaaaaaaaaaatttttgataattacaaaaaacaaaatttttgtgAGGCTAACTTATTTTTCAATCCAAAACATAAACAGCAATTTCAAAAAGGAttctatatataatcttttttgcTACAAATCTATTCATTCTACAGAAAAATTTTTGATATGTCTACAGGCCTAGAAAATTTTTTAATCTCTTGTTttctagaaaaatataatattcgcAGTATAGGGGAAATTTTGCATAGAAAATATTTGGATTGGAGAATTCTCAACTTTTGgtttagaaaaaaagtaaatattgagCTTGATACTaggagtaaaaaaaaatatattaaaactaaagttaagaattataaaagaatttataaaataactaagaCGAGTCTTGccaatcaaaaaataaattttttttgattggATGGGAATGAATGAAGAAATACTAAATCCTCGTATAAcaaattttgacttttttttctttccagaattttttcttattttagtaCATATAAAATGAAACCGTGGGTCATACCAATTAAATCActtcttttcaattttaatgaaacaaaaaaatgtgaATAAACAGATCACCCTAAAGAAAAAAGGTTTTATAccatcaaacgaaaaaaaattccttcggttttttaatctaaataaagaagaaaacgaaTCAGCAGGTCAAGAAGAGTTTGAAtcagaaaagaaacaaaaataaatacggAATCAGCTCTAtcaaagcaagaaaaaaaaatattgaagaaaatTATACAGAATCGAAGataaaaaaacgtaaaaataaaaaaaaaccaaaaagcaATACCGAAGCGGAACTTGACTTATTTCTCAAAAGGTATTCGCGTTTTCAATTGCGATGGAattgtttttaatcaaaaaatcctCAATAATGTAAAAGCATACTGTCTCTTGGTTAGACTAAAAAATCCAACCGAGATAACGATATCTTGTATTGAAAGAGGAGAGATGAGCTTAGATATTCTAATGATTGAGAAGAatttcactttttcaaaattaatgaaaaaaggaATATTGATTGTTGAACCTGTTCGTTTGTCTGTAAAAAACGACGGCcaacttattatatatagaaCCATCGGGATTTCATTGgttcataaaaataaacaaaaaaataagtaaaagatcaaaaaaaaaaagctatatttaaaaaaaaaagtttaaatttctttGTCCCTGAAACTATTCTATCCCCTAAACGACGTAAAGAATTTCGAATTCTAAtttgtttcaatttaaaaaaaaaaaatgcaagggatagaaattcaaaatttgatacaaatatTCAAAACTTGACCACAgttttgaataaaaagaaagatcttgataaggataaaaaaaacctaattaaattaaaatcctTTCTTTGGCCCAATTTTCGATTAGAAGATTTAGCTTGTATGAATCGCTATTGGTTTAATACGACTAATGGAAATCATTTCAGTATGATAAGAATACACATGTATACGCGATTTCAAATGCATTAATGGTAGATCCTTTTTACTattttgactatatatatagtattaagTTACGGTAtatgaacaatatatataagttacGGTATATGAAAACAATTGGATGCACAAATGTgagggattttttttaattcaatctTATACATGAGATTCATTGAATTAATGACATAGATACCACTCAGAGCgaattcataaataaatttttaaaatcctccttttttagatcgaaatttaaacttttttttttaaaattaagaattaataagTTGATAATTAAATTCGGATCCTTGTACAAAAAAACTACCATTATTATTACTGATCAGTAAAATTCATATCTTTCAATTCATTTAAAAAGGGAAGGATttctttttatgataaaaaaatacattcatttcatttcaagaaaaaaaagaagaaagcaaGGGATCTGTTGAATTTCAAGTAGTCAGTTTCACTAATAAGATACGAAGACTTACTTCACATTTGGAATTGCACAGAAAAGATTATTTATCTCAGAGAGGTCTACGAAAAATTCTGGGAAAACGTCAACGACTGCTGGcttatttgtcaaaaaaaaatagagtacgttataaagaataattaattaatcagtTGAATATTCGGGAATTAAACTCGTTAAATTCCAAAATTGtgaattagttaattttttagaTCTTGAATTTTTGAATAAACTTCTTTTTCAGCAATCTAATTCATACCAGAACGAATCAAGGAAAAACTTATGAAGAGACCAGTTACAGGAAAAGATCTTATGATAGTCAATATGGGACCTCACCACCCATCCATGCACGGTGTTCTTCGCTTAATTGTTACTCTAGACGGTGAGGATGTTGTTGATTGTGAACCCATATTGGGTTATTTACACAGAGGAATGGAAAAAATTGCAGAAAACCGAGCAATTATACAATATTTACCTTATGTAACGCGGTGGGATTATTTAGCTACTATGTTTACAGAAGCAATAACAGTAAACGGACCCGAACAATTAGGAAATATTCAAGTTCCTAAAAGAGCCAGCTATATCAGAGTAATTATGCTAGAATTGAGTCGTATAGCTTCTCATCTGTTATGGCTTGGCCCTTTTATGGCAGATATTGGGGCACAGACTCcctttttctatattttcagAGAACGAGAATTTGTATATGATCTATTCGAAGCTGCCACCGGTATGAGAATGATGCATAATTTTTTTCGTATTGGAGGAATAGCGGCGGATTTACCTTATGGTTGGATAGATAAATGCTTGgatttttgtgattattttttaacagaGGTTGTTGAATATCAAAAACTTATTACACGAAATCCTATTTTTTAGAACGAGTTGAAGGCGTTGGGATTATTGGTGGGGAAGAAGCAATAAATTGGGGTTTATCCGGACCAATGTTACGCGCATCCGGAATACCATGGGATCTTCGTAAAGTTGATCGTTATGAGTCTTACGATGAATTTGAATGGGAAATTCAGTGGCAAAAACAAGGAGATTCATTAGCTCGTTATTTAGTACGACTTAGCGAAATGACAGAATCCatcaaaattattcaacagGCTCTGGAAGGACTTCCGGGGGGTCCctatgaaaatttagaaagcAGAGGCTTTGATAAAAAAAGGAATCCAGAGTGGAATGATTTTGAATATCGATTCATTAGTAAAAACCTTCCCCTACTTTTGAATTATCGAAACAAGAACTTTACGTAAGAGTTGAAGCTCCAAAAGGGGAATTGGGAATTTTTCTCATAGGAGATCAAAGTGGTTTTCCTTGGAGATGGAAAATCCGACCGCCGGGTTTTATTAATTTGCAAATTCTTCCTGAACTAGTTAAAAGAATGAAATTGGCTGATATTATGACGATACTCGGTAGCATAGATATAATTATGGGAGAAGTTGATCgttaaaatgataatttatgCAACAGAAGTACAAACAATAAATTCTTTTCTTAGATTGGAATCTTTAAAAGAGGTCTATGGACTCATATGGATATTTGTCCCTATATTTTCTCTTGTATTGGGAATCATAACTGGTGTACTAGTAATTGTGTGGTTAGAAAGAGAAATATCTGCAGGGATACAACAACGTATTGGACCTGAATACGCCGGCCCGTTAGGAATTCTTCAAGCTTTAGCCGACGGGACAAAACTACTTTTCAAAGAAGATCTTCGTCCATCTAGAGGAAATACTCCTTTATTTAGTATTGGACCATCTATAGCAGTTATCTCTATTTTACTAAGTTATTCAGTAATTCCTTTTAGCAATCACCTTGTTTTAGCGGATCTCAATATCGGTATTTTTTTATGGATTGCCATCTCAAGTGTTGCTCCGATCGGACTTCTTATGTCAGGATATGgatcaaataataaatattcttttttaggtGGTCTGCGAGCTGCTGCTCAAGCGATTAGTTATGAAATACCATTAACTCTATGTGTTTTATCAATATCTCTACGTGCGATTCGTTGAAACAGAAAGGTTTATTCCGTTTCttctagataaaaaaaaaatgaaaaaaaaaacggaatatatatatttatctttcgGGTTTATCTTAATAAAAGGAATTTGAATTTGATAGTTATATATGAGTGAAAAAAAACTGCTCAGAAATTAgcagtaaaaagaaaaattaagtcTCATTTCCTATGTACAAAGGTTAAATGGAAATAAACGTAAGCGTAAGAATCGCTTTACCCCAAGGTTGGTTGATTAGTCAGCCGGGCTTGAAGcgggttaaaaaaaatattaaccgtATGACGTTTTCACTATCAGTTATATAAATtactatacatatacatatattacaaaGTGATCGGCAATTAGGTAAAAACGCGTGGATGGTTAGAAACACCAAAATACACAAAGAATTTGTAATAGAGATTAACCAAATTGAAAAGGATATTTATGCATAACATAAGATAACAAAAAAGAAGGTTAATTGGGGCTTGAAATTTGTAGAAATTATCAGGCAGTACTCCCCAAGATTCCGATTCAGAGTATGCTCCCATCCACCGATAAATGTAATGACTATCAGAAACGAAtaatcctttatttttttttaagtccacctactttttttctaaaaagaaagaaagaagaataggAACGAaacaagtatatttttttttatagatttcgaaaataaaatagaatttctaTCATGAATAAGAAACTAATAGGATGTTTAATTCTTTTTCGTAATTGAAAAACACGACGGGCTGAAAAACCTAGGTTTAGTTTTACAAGGGGTGCTTTATTAAAGGATTAAGTTATTACTCAAcaaatagaaattaaaatttgtaaaggaTGAGATGAATTCCGAAGCGcgttttttagttttagaattTGAGCAGACAGAATTCCATTGGTATAATTCGGGACCCCAgatatatttctatttaatcCATTTTAGAACACATCATATCCATCTAAATAATACTAATCTGGTCCTTATATTTATTTACGGCCCCCGAGGAGCCGTATGAGGCGAAAACCTCATGTACGGTTTTGTAATAGCGGTGAGAATAGTAATGTTATCACCGACTAGGATTATCTAACAGTTTAAGTACAGTTGATATAGTTGAGGCACAATCAAAATATGGTTTTTGGGGATGGAATTTGTGGCGTCAACCTATAggttttatcatttttctaatttcttCCCTAGCAGAATGCGAGAGGTTACCTTTTGATTTACCAGAAGCGGAAGAAGAATTAATAGCAGGTTATCAAACTGAATATTCCGGTATcaaatttggtttattttatgttGCTTCTTatctaaatctattaatttccTCATTATTTGTAACAGTTCTATACTTAGGCGGTTGGAATATTTCTATTCCGTATATATCTATGCTGGAGCTATTTGAAAAGGATCAAATTTTTGGAACAACAATTGGTATCTTTATTACATTAGCTAAAACTTATTTGTTCTTGTTCATTTCTATCGCAACCAGATGGACTTTACCTAGGCTAAGAATGGATCAACTATTAAATCTTGGATGGAAATTTCTTTTACCGATTTCCCTTGGTAATCTATTATTAACAACTTCTTTCCAACTCTTTTCACTCTAAATTGAAAATCAATCCAAGATATTCATTACTTGTTTTaaacaagagaaagaaacaaagatcAAATTATTCATAGATAATTACAATATGCTTCCTATGATAACCGGGTTCATGAATTATGGTCAACAAACCCTACGAGCTGCAAGGTATATTGGTCAGGGTTTCATGATTACCTTATCCCACACAAATCGTTTACCTGTAACTATTCAATATCCCtatgaaaaattaataacatcAGAACGTTTCCGCGGTCGAATCCATTTCGAATTTGATAAATGCATTGCTTGTGAAGTATGTGTTCGAGTATGTCCTATAGATCTGCCGGTTGTTGATTGGAAATTGGAAACTAATATTCGAAAAAAACGATTGCTTAATTACAGTATTGATTTTggaatttgtatattttgtggTAATTGTGTTGAGTATTGTCCAACAAATTGTTTGTCAATGACTGAAGAATATGAGTTTTCAACTTATGATCGTCACGAGTTGAATTATAATCAAATCGCTTTGGGGCGTTTACCAATGTCAGTAATTGACGATTATACTATTCGAACAATTTTGAATTCACCTCAAACAAAAAATGGGTAAAcccattaattttattaaaaaaagaatgcaaaactgttgaattatattatataaagaatttaattaaaaacttgtatttatagaataatattaAGTATTAAGGCTCAtccttttaatataatatttcgtAATTATTATCTTGCTTGAAATAGATAGGTtgaaaatattagaataaaaaagcGAAACTGTCTAATAATTGTATCTACATCAATTAATATTCATTAGATTCTAATTTCACTCTAttagaaacatataaaaaaaaattccccgGTTAAATTAATAAGGTCATGAAAaggatttctattttttctttttttaataatataatggaTTTGCCTggaaaaatacatgattttcttttagtttttctgGGATCTGGTCTTCTAGTAGGAGGTCTGGGAGTGGTATTACTTCCTAACCCAATATTTTCAGCCTTTTCCTTAGGATTTGTTCTTGTTTGTATATCTTTATTGTATATTCTAGCAAATTCCCATTTTGTAGCTGCTGCACAACTCCTTATTTACGTGGGAGCCATAAATGTTTTAATCATATTTGCTGTGATGTTCATGAATGATTCCGAATATTCCATAGATTTCAATCTGTGGACTGTTGGGAATGGGATTACTTCAGTGGTTTGTACAACTAttcttttttcattaatttctaCTATTCTCGATACGTCATGGTACGGGGTTATTTGGACTACAAGATTAAACCAGATTTTAGAACAAGATTTAATAAGTAATAGTCAACAAATAGGAATTCATTTAtcaacagatttttttcttccaTTTGAACTCATTTCAATAATTCTTTTAGTTGCTTTGATAGGTGCAATTTCTGTGGCTCGTCAATAAAAAAGGTTCCAATTAGTAAAGACCAAAGAAAACTTTGTGTTTGTGtatgttatgatatttttttccgTTCATTCAATTTGATTGAAtactatttcattttttaaatataaatttttatattttatatatatttgaaattttttccctaatatagtttttattcGTACTTTGTTGTTATATTCTAGTTGATTGAATCCGgtgaattgtttttattattcatattgataatgaatcaaaattgataaGGAGTTGCTCAATGATACTCGAACATGTACTTGTTTTGAGTGCCTATTTATTTTGATTGGTCTTTATGGATTGATCACGAGTCGAAATATGGTTAGGGCTCTTATGTGCCTTGAACTTATACTCAATGCAGTTAATATGAATCTCGTAACATTTGctgatttttttgataattcccaactaaaaGGGGATATTTTCTGCATTTTTGTTATAGCAATTGCAGCCGCTGAAGCAGCTATTGGATTAGCTATAGTCTCGTCAATTTATCGTAACAGAAAATCAACTCGCATCAACCAATCGACCTTATTAAATAAGTAgcataaatcaaaaaattataggTTTAAATTTGCATATATGATAGGTTATGACTTACTAGATTAAATTTGTGAAAATTTAAGAAATCAAAGTATTTTAGCCCCATTTTTTACCAATTGAGCCagaattcattaaaaaattctattaaagAAATCATTGCTTCATctagtattttaatttaatatatcattTAGTTATAAGTTTACTAGATTGAAAATTTATGAcattaaaaaaactatagatCCTATGTCACATTCAGTAAAAATTTATGATACCTGTATAGGATGTACTCAGTGTGTCCGAGCATGTCCTACAGACGTATTAGAAATGATACCTTGGGATGGATGTAAAGCTAAGCAAATAGCTTCTGCCCCAAGAACCGAGGATTGTGTTGGTTGTAAGAGATGTGAATCTGCCTGTCCAACGGATTTTTTGAGCGTTCGAGTTTATTTATGGCATGAAACAACTCGAAGCATGGGTCTAGCTTATTAATACGTTACCGAAAACCTGATTTGAATAAATTTggaatacattttattttttttattgacaagTACTCGTACTCAAAAaagttcaattatatttttttatttatatatttttttgagtaCGCGTTCTTTGGACCTGGTGTATCTTGTCTTTACCACGAATGATTTTCCTTGGTTAACAATAATTGTTGTTTTTCCAATATCTGCCGGTTCATTAATGTTATTTCTCCCGCATAGGGGAAATAAAGTTAATAAGTGGTATACTATATGCATTTGTATCTTAGAACTTCTTCTAACGACTTAcgctttttgttataattttaaactggACGATCCATTAATTCAACTGTCCGAAGATTATAAATGGATcaatctttttgatttttattggaGACTGGGAATAGATGGACTTTCTATAGGAACGATTTTACTGACCGGATTTATTACTACTTTAGCTACTTTAGCGGCTTTTCCAGTTACTCGGGATTCCCGATTATTCTATTTCCTGATGTTAGCAATGTACAGCGGCCAAATAGGATCGTTTTCTTCTCgggatattttactttttttcatcATGTGGGAATTAGAATTAATTCCCGTTTATCTCCTTTTATCCATGTGGGGTGGAAAGAAACGTTTGTATTCagctacaaaatttattttatacactGCAGgaagttctattttttattaataggaGTTTTAGGTATAAGTTTATATGGTTCGAACGAACCAACATTAAATTTAGAACTATTAGGGAATCAAGCCTATCCGGTCACACTCGAAATACTCTTTTATATTGGATTTCTTATTGCTTTTGCCGTCAAATCACCGATTATACCTTTACATACTTGGTTACCTGACACCCACGGCGAGGCACATTACAGTACCTGTATGCTTCTCGCTGGAATCTTATTAAAAATGGGAGCATATGGATTGGTTCGAATCAATATGGAATTATTACCTCACGCTCATTCTATGTTTTCTCCTTGGTTGATGGTAGTCGGTACAATCCAAATAATTTATGCAGCTTCAACATCTCCCGGTCAAcgtaatttaaaaaagagaatAGCCTATTCTTCTGTATCTCATATGGGTTTTATAATTATAGGTATTGGTTCTATAACGGATCCTGGGCTTAATGGAGctattttacaaataatctCTCATGGATTTATTGGCGCTGCACTTTTTTTCTTGGCAGGAACTAGTTATGATAGAATCCGGCTTGTTTATCTTGATGAAATGGGTGGAATGGCTATCTCCATTCCAAAGATATTTACAATGTTCACTATCTTATCGATGGCTTCCCTTGCATTACCGGGCATGAGTGGTTTTGTTGCCGAATTAATCgttttttttggaataattaccagccaaaaatatttcttaatttcaaaaattttaattatttttgtaatggcAATTGGAATGATATTAACtcctatatatttattatctatGTCACGTCAAATGTTCTATGGATACAAGTTAATTAATgccaaaaactttttttttttgattctgGACCCCGAGAGTTATTTCTTTCAATCTCTATTCTTCTACCCATAATTGGTATTGGGATTTATCCTGATTTTGTGCTCTCATTAGCAAGTGACAAGGTCGAATCCattttatctaattattttGGATAGTTTtcaggaaataaaaaaaaacattaaattgaaTTATAATAAGAAGTCTTTGCTTTTTGTATTGTGAGAACCTTTTGAATCATTGTACTACTTGATTCAAAAGGTTCTTGATGATTTACTACTAAAACTAAATTAGATTTCTTAACTTAGATGAAGTTATATATAgatgctattttttttatttggattcttttctttttttgttaatgttttagTTAATTCGATGTAAATGAACCATAACTATGTAAACCTATTCCTAAAAGATTGACGCCAAAATAGCATAtccaaattaaaagaaaacctAGCGAAGCCACAATTGCAGAATTTATACCTCGAGCATTCCTATTTgtttaatatgtaaataaattgcGAAGATGGTCCAAGTAATAAATGCCCAGGTTTCTTTCGGATCCCAATTCCAATATGAACCCCATGTTTCATTAGCCCATACAGCTCCTGAAAGAATGCCGACGGTTAAAAAGATAAATCCGAGACTAATAATACGAAAACTCCAATAATCTAATTGTTCAATCAATTGATACCTATAATAATTTctagaaaaactaaaattaatattttgttgtagTAAAATAGAATTTCTTTCATTTATGTAGTAAAGtacatcaaaagaaaataattcatttaataacattttattttcatattctttttCCAAAAAGTAGATCCGACCTTGCGAAATGTAATGACTAGAAGAGCTATTGATAATAATGATCCGCATAACAGAGCGCCATAGCCTAATATCATCATACTTACGTGCATCATTAACCACTGGGACTGGAGAGCTGGTACTAATATTGCAGACTGAGGCATGTTGTTTAAAAGACCTGAAGTAGCAAAACCCTGAATAAAAATAGCACTTGGCGCAGTTATTGcgtttaagtgattttttttttttttaaaaataggaaACTATATGAATAATTGCAAAAGCCcatgaaagaaaaattaatgattCATATAAATTGCTTAATGGAAAATGTCCTGAATAAATCCAACGCGTAAATAATAATCCTGTTATACCAAAAAACGTAATTACGATTCCTTTATCTGATGAATCAAAAAATCCTATGATTTCatctaaattaactaataaagttaaaaaataaattagtagtACAATTGAAACGACCGAAAAAGATA belongs to Brassica napus cultivar Da-Ae unplaced genomic scaffold, Da-Ae ScsIHWf_3133;HRSCAF=3952, whole genome shotgun sequence and includes:
- the LOC125603276 gene encoding NAD(P)H-quinone oxidoreductase subunit 1, chloroplastic yields the protein MIIYATEVQTINSFLRLESLKEVYGLIWIFVPIFSLVLGIITGVLVIVWLEREISAGIQQRIGPEYAGPLGILQALADGTKLLFKEDLRPSRGNTPLFSIGPSIAVISILLSYSVIPFSNHLVLADLNIGIFLWIAISSVAPIGLLMSGYGSNNKYSFLGGLRAAAQAISYEIPLTLCVLSISLLSNSLSTVDIVEAQSKYGFWGWNLWRQPIGFIIFLISSLAECERLPFDLPEAEEELIAGYQTEYSGIKFGLFYVASYLNLLISSLFVTVLYLGGWNISIPYISMLELFEKDQIFGTTIGIFITLAKTYLFLFISIATRWTLPRLRMDQLLNLGWKFLLPISLGNLLLTTSFQLFSL